The window AAAGGTCCTATTTAGCCTATGCACAGCTGTACTGACAGAAGTCCTGGGGTACTTCTCAGCTTATCGTGTGATTTCATCCTTGACAGTGTGACACAGAAGACCAAATTAAAGTTTCCTCTGGAGAAGGAAGAATCACGTTTAAGCTTCACAATACAATGAGCAAGGGAGGGCAGTGGTGGGATCTCAGTTGTACATACATTTACAACTCAGGAATCCTTTTGATCCAATTGCTTTTGTATTACTACTTAATGATAATTATCCCAGCCAAGTGGGACAATTTAACTATGGATCGGAATCCTACAACAACATAAAGTAAATGGGGATACATGCTACCACATAGAGGCGTATTTCAAGGCACAGAATTCTAGCTTCTGCAGAAACCTGTAATATAATTTGCAGAGCTTTACTAAGTAGCAGAACATTTACAGAAAAATAAATACCAGTAACATGTCCAAGACAAAGAGGTTGCTGGCACAGTGCAAACATTAGATGGTTTGGGGAGGACATGGCGAAGCGGcttagttttcttttttatatttttgacATATATTTAAGAAATAGGATTGATCTGTATGTTTCAAAAGAGCAAGATGGGTGGAGGTTTTTGGGGCACAGAGATCAGGGTGGGGCATTTCCTTAGGTTTTTCCTCCCGGTTTTCATGTGTTGCTACACACGTGCGCGCTGCAATTGAGGTGAGAGGTCACACAGAAAATTCAGGGCAGAGATCAAAACAGCAGACAAATACCTTTGAAACTGCTGAGGAATCAAGATAGCACAAGGGTCAGATACCAGACTGGAGGGTTACTAAGCCATAACAGAAGGGCAGGGTTAGGTATAATAATGAATAGACTGCATTAAGGGAACAATTCAAGCAGCTATGGACTATCCTCGAtggattagctggctgctttcTGAAGCCACAGTTCTGTGGGACATCCTTTGAACAAAGCCATGGTTATGATCTCTctgctccttaaaaaaaaatgacaaatcCTGGATTTGGTCCAGATGCTGACAGCTTGAGCACCTGACAGTGTTTACCTGGTCTGCACCAGCCTACTGAACTTGGTGAAAAATACAGATCTCGaaagctctttctctctcttccaataATGATATTGGCTCACTTGCTTCGTATTTTTGAAATATGCACATTTTAGAAATTCGTAACTTGACAGAATCCACCACCTTTTAAGAATAAGGGTAAGCTATAAGAGAGGATTTGCAAGGGACAAAAGCTGTACATAatcctatgcagggctttttttctgggaaaagaggtggtggaactcagtgggttgccctcggagaaaatggtcacatggccagtggctccgccccctgatctccggacagaggggagttgagattgccctccgtgccgctgagcggcgcggagagcactctcaactcccctctgtctggagatcagggggcggggccaccagccatgtgaccattttcaagaggttccggaactccgttcccctgtgttcctgctgaaaaaaaagccctgatcctatgtATACTTACTTGGGTGTAAACCCAACTAAATTTAGTAGAACTGAGTAAACATGCTGCGTGGTAGATAAAgaggtgtatttttaaaaaaattcttaatcTAAGAAATTTGAGAGGCTGGAGAGAAACGACATCAAGTGATATGTTTGAAGTCAACACACAAACACGTAGCAGTAATATACAACAGCAAGGAACAATTTTTAATAAGAACACAAAAGCAACCATGATGATAGATTTATTAGTCTGCTACATAGGAGTAGCTTTTTTTCTAGGTAATGTTTCCAAGCAATGAACCTTCATTCCATTCTCGGCACTTACTTTCTTGATATGTGCTATGTATGACATGCTGAAATATTACACTGTGAGTTCCATGACTAATCAGTCACAACAAGCGCTATTTGCTATGCTGTGATTTCACTGTGATCCTACAGCTATACCTCTTTCTGGTCTTCTCTCTCCAAATGACTATGTATTTTTCCCAGGCTTCTGCAGCCGGCTGGCGCTTGGCTGTCGAGGTACTCGTTGGCTAGATCCTTCCCGGCTGCTGTGGTCAGAGAGAGTTTGGGGCCCAGCTGTTGCAGAACCGGTTCTGGTTCTCCCTGGAAGGACAAAACAAATGCCAAAGTTCAGGGCTTTATTAATTGCAAACTAGAGTTGctcaaatgtaaaaaaaaaatcacttgggCAATGCAGCCTCTCCTAAAATATGAGCTGCAGAAAAATGAAATCCTACCtttaagtcatagttgacttatggtgacccctggttggGGTTTTcataagagactaacagaggtggtttgccactgcccgcctcttcaaccctggtcttcactggaggtctcccatccaattactaaccaaggttgaccctgcttagcttctgagatctaacgagatcagaCTTGTCTGGGTTCTCCAGTCAGGGATGAGCTGCAGGCAACCCAATATTTAGGAGCAGCAGTCACACCAAGCCAAACTCAAATAGGAGGTCAGTTCAATGTTATCAAAAGTTGCACGATACTACAGGCTTAACTGATTACTTATTTAGGCTCATTATCTAACTTGTACAAGTAGCAGCAACACTGCCCCAGATCATCAACTTCCAGCAACTGGTGGGGGACATGATCTTAGCAGTTTCCGGCAGCTTTTCCCCATCCCTTCCCTAGCCATAGAAACAGTTCTCCTTCCATAACACTTTGTCTTTCCATTCTAGACTTAAGGGTGACTCCCATTTAATGGTACTGGGCCCTTGTACAGGGACAGAAATTGGATAAAATTTAAAGCAACACACAATACAATCTGATGATGTTATTTAACGGGGCCTAGATTTCCACTAAAAGTGGGAAGAGCTACACTGAAATAGTTCTGTCCAAATTCTGAAATACACTGTGGCTGCAAATCTGCAAACACTTTTCTAGGAGTAAGCCCAACTGAAGAAAATGGGATTAACTTCAAAGTAGACCTACTTGGGATTTGACTCTTGCTCAATTAAAGCCCCAATCTTTGATTCATTTCAACTCATAAGTGATCAACTAGAACTTCCATCAAAAATTCGAACTTGCCTTGTAGCTAGTAAGTGTGGACTGAAAGTGATCTCTGCACAGATATGCCAGATCTCTCCTTATTAAGTAATagtttgtaaagaaaaaaaatgattaaagATGATTTTCCCCCAAGCAGCTCACCTCGAAAGCTAGCAAATATTTTGCattcagaaaaaaaatgcagATTTCCTTTTACAAAGAACTACAATATTAACATGATTATCTTTTTAATGCAGACCTTCTATGAAACTATTATAAAGCACGTCCTATATTCCAGGCTCTCAGATTAAGGAAAGAGTATTAAAGATGGCTTTCTTTTCTAACAACAATTCTGCTAAATTTTATATTTTCACACTATTTTCACATTTGAGCAGCTCTCTATTATATATAATAAAGATGTACTCAGTGACTTACAAATATAATGTCCTTGAGAGAACACACAAAAGGTCAATAGTATGCAACTGTATTGGAATtactaacactgactttgtttacggCTCCAAATGGGCACTAATCTCTCCAGAAGGGGagtatataagtacactgttattattattataaattgtttataagtttatttttaaaagattttaactTACTAATACCATAACACTGGTGAATGCATCCAAGTAGCATTTTGTCTTTCATTGCCAAGTTACTTCCTATCAGTGAGTCCATGGCAGCCACCATTACTTAAGTAAGAAGGCATCCACAGGCTTCCTAAGCCAGTCCCGGCTACTGGGCGGGAGGGCAAGTTAGATTTAGGAGCAAGAGAGTTTTGACATCCTTAGTCCCTACCAGCTAGAACTCTCCAGGTCACTTTGCTCACACTTCACTCCTCCAGACATGATGGAACTGCTTCAGCTACCCAAGAAATCCGTATTTCTTGATAATCTATCATTACTGGCATTTTTCATTCTGAATTTTTCTATTCTAGCTTTTTAAAGTTAAATGGTAaagttggtggtagagagtgccatcaaatctTAACTGATGTATCGCAACCCctagtgaggttttcaaggcaagagatagaagtggtttgccagtgcctgcctctgccaccctggtcttcattggaggtctcccatacaattattaaccaaggttgaTCCTGATTAGCTTAGCCATCCAGGTGAGGGCAAGTGGTAAAGTTAGTTAACATTTATTTCTATTGTGTGTTGTATTATTTAGGAACACCAATCTGAAGTTAAAGGGCTTCAAATAGTCTGAGAGTTGTTCCTTTGTTGGTTATAACCATATATTACCAGTCTAACGCCAATCCTCCCAGTGGAATCTGTCTTTCTCTGGCTCCATGGAGTATAAGGAAGCTCTGCCCccacctcttccttctcctcataCTTTTCCAGAATGTCGACTTTCTCCAAGCATCCCACAACCATAGAAACCTGGCAGTCATCCAATGAATCACAAATCCCTCCTCACTATTCTGTCCTGCAAAGAGACCTTAAAAGTGGACACATatgctgccttacactgaaccagatcagtattgtctacttaggctggcagcagctctccagggtctgaggtGAAGGTCCTTCGCATCACCTACAACcccatgctggggattgaacccagggccttctgcatgcaaagcggaggctcttccactgagccacagcccctccccattatGGAAATGTTGGCAGTTGCAGCAACTTGACATTTGAACTTTTTAAGAGACAAATAGGGATTTCCCCTCAAATGTCGTTATCGTAAGGTAATTTTCCTCAATTAAGTTGTGGGGTGGCCTAATTTACACTGACCTCTCTCCCCCAGAAAAACCCTGCACCGGCCACCTTGGAAGTTTCTTTTTTCTATCCTAGTCCCAGCTGCCTCCTTTCCTTCTGTGTGAGTACATCCACGTAAGGGAAAACGGCAGCCTTCTCcactggtaaaaccatagaggatGAGGAAGAGAAGAGGCTGCAGGAAGGCGACTCTCTCCTGTCTACACtgaatgagttggatccagccagctttcccccTCAATCTTGCCCAGTTCCCTTTCTTACTACCAAGCCCAtcctacatggcttttgtacatgcaggcaGGGCCAAAACATTAtctattaaaaaggtaaaggtggaagcaccgagtcattactgacccatgggcggGGGGGAACGTTGTATCATGGCGTTTtctggcagacttttgttacggggtggtttgccattgccttccccagtcatctacactttacccccaggaagctgggtactcattttaccaacctcagaaggatggaaggctgagtcaactttgagccggctacttaaacttggcttctgccaggattgaacgagcagagcttggactgcagtactgcagtttagcATTCTGCGCATCATCCCGTAAATAGCATTACATGAGCCATGAAAACAGTTTTTTGAAATTCTGAAAAATGCCTGCATTCGTTACTTTTGTTTAACAGTAACACCCAGGTTGAGAGTCCAAcaagtttgctaactattttaaaactttttggtCGTTAAAAGGGGGCTATCCTGTCAATGTATTGATTTTTTATTCTAATGGACCAACCAGCTGAAAACATTAGGCCAATTTATTTTTCTGGCCTTTGTCATTGCAGCCTGGACCACCTCTGAGCCCCTCTGGATCTCCAAGCCTCAGTAAAAGGTACCCTTCcccctgccatgtggaagctctTGCACACAGGTCCCCAACATTGCCTTTTATTGGTGGTCAAAAGAGACCCCTCCTTCTTTTTTCACCCACAGAATATTCCATTCATGTATAACAGAACATAAAAAAGAGAACATTTCACTCTAATGTTAAAGCCCCGAGAGCTGAGGAGCTAAAAACAGCAATACAACCACATTACACAGCATAAACATGCAGCCAGAACATTTTTAGTGGTACAAAAAGACATTATTTATACAGAGTCAGCACAACTCACTAAAACTAGCTCAGAAAAAGGACTTGGTCAGAAAATTTCCAGAAAGGACTTTGAAATCCCACGCTAAACACATTAGAGCACTTCTAGATGAAATGTCTTGTGAGTTTCAGGTACACACTGAACTAAACCACGCTTTAACCcaggtggaacagcaggattggcGTGCATAGTGCAGTCCAAATTAGTAACCGGACACTTTCTGGTAACCCACTTTCCATTTGATGCTACAGGCACTGGGAAGATGTTATGGTCAGTCTCTAAGGTATCAGATCACTTTGCCTTCCACTACTAAATCTCTATGACCCTTCCAAAATAACAGGGAACATTAACTATCACTGCCCCATTGCAGACCTGCCAAGACGATGTGTCTGTAGATGGAAGTGAAGAAAATACAGCATGTCCCACAGTCCCATAATCTCGCTGTACCACACCAATCAGTAACATTAAACACTTCCTGATTTTATTTTCTACAAAATCAATTCTTAATTTTCAATAAAATGTGAAATGAACACTGGGCAGTGCTCAGTTTCCATTTGTTTCAAATGGCAATGCTAAGCACACTTACTTGGAAGCAAATCCTGCTGAAATCAATAGTAattactaccagggcttttttttcagctggaacacagtggaacggagttccggcacctcttgaaaatggtcacatggccggtggccccgccccctgatctccagacagaagggagtttagattgccctccgtgctgctgtgcagagggcaatctaaactcccctctgtctggagatcagtgggcggggccactggccatgtgaccattttcgccaagggtgatttaaacttttaaaaactccccccttcttccaggtgacccaaagtgatgtcattgtgcggtcctgagttccaccactgagttccaccacctcttttcccagaaaaaaagccctgattattaccAAGTAAAACATATTTCGGATCTGGATGCAAGACagcctcatttttttaaaaaaaaaagggagggggaagtcttTCTTTCTATCATCATCACAGAAGACTGCACTGAACCCCAGTAGAGAACTAACAACAGACAACCTGCAAAAGGAGAGAACAGGCAGCAAGAAAACTGGAAAGAGCCAGGGGGACCTTGAGAGAGAGGCGAACAAGCTGCAGCAGGACTGTAGACCACAGCCTTAGGGACTCTTATTCTCGGAGGCCGAAGGGCAGAGGAAAGTGAGGGAGGTGCAGGGATTTTACTGGTCTTGGCAGAGACAAATGGGGGCTCTAATTCAAAGAGAGACATAGAAACAAATTAGAAAAACACCACATGgctagagagaaaaagagagagagagagagagagaaagaaacaaagttGTGAATGCTCTAATGATACCACCCCCCAGAgaaggaaaataaatttttataagtTGCAAGGTCATGTTACAGAGTTATCACCATCTCTTTGTTTGTACAATTCACAAAATCCTACATCGCAATAGTTTAAATTAGAAGCTCCACAGCATAATTGGGTTGTGGTGGTAAGGGGAAAAGAAACAGGCAGCTGTTTACCAAATCTATTTTGAGCTCTTGAATTGTTTCATGACCCACCCCCCATGCAATTCTACGTGTGCTGCATCATGGGACCTTTATTTGGGGTAAACACATACATGTGATCTCTCTGAAACATGCCTCACAAAATATTAGTGACAGCAGCAACATTGGTAAGTTGAACAGCATTTGCTTTAAAAGGGGCACATGAGTGGGAAAGAATGCAGCTCACAAGACAAGGGCAAAATCTGGCTCTCTAGCGGCAGATTTTGCTGTAGCTCAGTCCACACTGCTAACGGTGAGCATTGCCCCGCCCACTTCTGACTggaaaacccagggctttttttcagcgggaatgcagtggaacagagttccggcacctcttgaaaatggtcacatggccggtggccccgccccctgatctccagacagagtggagtttagattgccctccgtgccgctatAGAGAGCAATCTTAACTgctctccatctggagatcaggaggcggggccaccagccatgtgaccatttttgcagagggcgaTTTGAACTTTAaataactccccccttgttccagctgaccgaaagtgtgcagtcctgagttctaccacctctttttccagaaaaaaagccctgggaaaaccCCTGGTTACTGTGTGGGAGAAGCAATGGCAGCAATGCTccctacatttcaatgctttgaTTGGACACTCCCCAGTCTCAGATCCAGCAGCCCTGCTACACTTTAGCTATCAAAGGAATAGAAATGTACTTATTCCATGTACAAAACTACACACTTAAGGGTAAGGCATTGAGTGCAAATGGAGAAGTAAATGCTAAGCTTCAAAGCCACGACACAAGGCATTTAAATATTTACAATAAGATGACATAGGCCGTTAGCCCAGGGAAAGGGGCTTATTTTAACCTCTTTGGCTACTATCTACAGCAAGGGTCTGCAACCATTTAAAGTGTGAAACTAACTCAGAGcaagttttaggtggatagccatgttggtctgcagtagaagagcaggatttgagtccaatggcacctcagagactaagaaggtgccactggactccaatccggctaattcagagcaagagatcaacgaACAGCCGGCATACAATGTTCCTGCGGATAACTGAAACAGCACAACTGaacattatttatgtcatttcgtTTGTCCTTACTGAAAactgacatgttgattaataatccatgaACTTTGCCCTGCTGCAACACTCGTTGTTGCAAGTCATCCACGAGGAAGTggcacacatagggttgccagctccaagttggaaaattcctggagatctcaagggtgaaacctggagaaagtggggtttggggacggaAAGGAGCTtggcatggcgtaattccatagagtccaccccccgccccaagtagtcattttctccaggtgaactgatttctgtggcctggagaccagttgtaattccaggagatctccagccactatctggaggctggcaaccctaagcacacACGGggtctcacaataagtaataaatatacataGGAACACCCTGCATGATTGTTTTAAGGCACTGGGATGCACATGGTTTGCACTTGAATTACTGGCACCTCTATCATTCCTCTTTCTGTACAGCAGAACCCTTTAAGCCCCACAAGAATCTTTCCCTGCCATTTTCTTTCCATACTGCTTATTTTAGTCATTCCACTTACTCCTCCAAAACACCTTAACATgatcatttccttttcttttttaaagggccATATTTGGTTCTGCCCTGAGCCACGTTTGGCAGGTTACAACCCCCTGATCTACTGGGTCAAGCCCAACTGAAGAAAGTCTGAGAAACTCCATACCAGTTCTACCCATATACTGTGAACCTATCCTACCTGAGAACCATTTATTCAATTGTTTTACAGCATCTCCCTGCTCCCTTAATAATGAAAAAGGTTGTATCTCATCTGAAGTGAGGTTAACACTCCATCACCTTCTATTTATGTTTgcttatattctacctttcttccaagaagctgTACATGGGGTTCCTGTAAAGGTGCTGACCAGACCCAACAGACCAGCTTAGCTTTACCAAGGCTGCAGAACCATGCCCTGGGACTAACTACTGTCACATCGTTGCCAGAATAAATGGAAATATGAGTTTTAAAAGGCCACATCCAAGAGGCAACtatgtttttttttcctatttaaCAGATAGAGCTGGTGTAACACAGTTGCCAAGAAGCGTAAGCTGGGAGTTCCCCAATTCATATCTTGCCTCTACCATAAACAATATAGGTGGTTTTAGGCAAGCCATCATATAACAGCCTAATCCTCTCCATCTGTAATAGTACTGGCCTAATTTAGAGAGCAGTTGGAAGGATAATGTCTATGATGCTGCTCTGAACaaggtaaaatagaaaagagtccagtagcacctttaagactaaccaaatttactgtagcataagctttcgagaatcacagttctcgtcgtcgtcagatgcatctgacgacgaggagaactgtgattctcgaaagcttatgctacagtaaatttggttagtcttaaaggtgctactggactcttttctattttgctactacagactaacacggctaactcctttgaacTATCTTTGAACAAGGTAGCATTACATAAAATGGGTATTAATAACAGCGAAAAGTGCATCAAAAAAACTCCAGTGGCCACTTCTGTGTGGGAAATGCAAATTGCAGCAAaggcatgggagggagggagggagggtgtggaGGGAGTTGCTTTAACGCCTTCCTCACCCATTGTTTTCATTCTACAGGAGTTTTCTCCAAACCATTTCCCCACCCCGTATAGCTCCAGATATGTTTGCAAGGTAAAACATATTAAACAGGATTATTTGGAATAGGCGGTGGTAAGGATATTGAGActttggaagggcagccataagggaactagaaaagatccttaaggacaaGTTGcatctctggggaccaagatgaAGATAATTCGTACTAtcgtattccccattactatgtatggatatggaaATTGAACAATAGGGAAAGCTGAAATGTGGTAATGGagaagttttacagataccacggaaggccaaaaagacaagtaagtgggttctagatcaaaacaagcctgaattctccctagaagctaaaatgataaaactgaggctattctACTTCCATGAGAAGACGAGATTCATTGGAAAAAACAATAAcactaggaaaggtggaagacagtaggaaaaaaaaaagacccaaaatgagatggcttgactcaaaaaaGGAAGACAcagtcttcagtttgcaagacctgagcaaagctaTAAATGATAGATCATTTTGGAAGTCGTTAATTCATATTGTTGCcattaagtcagaagcaacttgaaggCATATAACACACGCACAATTACAGggggggatttggagtgagagggTGAAGGCCCCCTCCTGCCACCACCATTCCCTGTTCCAAATAACCACTCTCAAAGGTGATTTTTTTCTAACAGAAGTAACCACTGAGGTTTTGTTACACACATCTGtgtaacgtgtagtttggcccttgacTTGTCGGAAGGTTCCTACAGAAAACAGCAACTAGCCCTGGAAGTCAGCTTGTCTTTTGTCCACCATAGCGTGCTCTTTCCCACCATCAGAGAGTGCACCACGGTTGTACTGAAATTGCATCCCAGGCTTTTTACTCTGCTGTGAATATGCTTTTCCAATttagaagggaagggggagacctgTATCTATAACCCTTCGCCAAACTTCAAATCCAGGAGCAGGAGCTGGGGGAGCCCTGCAGACAGAGAAAAGGCACGGTAATGA of the Eublepharis macularius isolate TG4126 chromosome 5, MPM_Emac_v1.0, whole genome shotgun sequence genome contains:
- the LOC129330834 gene encoding mitotic-spindle organizing protein 2B-like isoform X2 codes for the protein MSGPALEPTGPLKASVTVSGSRTRRKLLTAEEAELFELAQAAGTGIDPEVFKILLDLLRMNVAPSAVFQMLRSMCAGQRLAAEGAPEPAREPPFVSAKTSKIPAPPSLSSALRPPRIRVPKAVVYSPAAACSPLSQGRTRTGSATAGPQTLSDHSSREGSSQRVPRQPSASRLQKPGKNT
- the LOC129330834 gene encoding mitotic-spindle organizing protein 2B-like isoform X1, giving the protein MSGPALEPTGPLKASVTVSGSRTRRKLLTAEEAELFELAQAAGTGIDPEVFKILLDLLRMNVAPSAVFQMLRSMCAGQRLAAEGAPEPAREPPFVSAKTSKIPAPPSLSSALRPPRIRVPKAVVYSPAAACSPLSQGPPGSFQFSCCLFSPFAGRTRTGSATAGPQTLSDHSSREGSSQRVPRQPSASRLQKPGKNT